The DNA window CGCTACCAGCTCTTCTTCGACGAGCGTTCGCTCGACGGCGATGTCGTGAACGACTTCGGCGGCGTCGAGGTCGTCGTGGACCGGATGTCCGCGCCGTACCTCGCGGGCGCGACGATCGATTTCGCGGACCGCATCGACGCTCAGGGCTTCACGATCGACAACCCGAACGCGCAGAACTCCTGCGCCTGCGGCGACTCGTTCCACTGAGCCGCCGGAAAGCAACGACCAACAGGCCGTCCCGTTAACGGGGCGGCCTGTTGTGCTTCACCGGCCGGTAGTCTCAGGGCGTAACAGCCCCTGTCCCCGACCCTGAGGGCCGAAATGAAGATCGCCGTCACCGGCTCGATCGCCACCGACCATCTGATGCACTTCCCCGGCAAGTTCGCCGACCAGCTGATCGCCGATCAGCTGCACAAGGTGTCGCTCTCCTTCCTCGTCGACGACCTCGTGGTGCGCCGCGGCGGCGTCGCCCCGAACATCGCGTTCGGGATGGGCAAGCTGGGCCTGCGCCCGATCCTGGTGGGAGCGGTCGGCGCGGACTTCGCCGACTACCGGTCCTGGCTCGAG is part of the Actinoplanes missouriensis 431 genome and encodes:
- the erpA gene encoding iron-sulfur cluster insertion protein ErpA, whose translation is MTTEAHTESTEATAPTGVTLTDVAAVKVKALIEQEGRDDLRLRIAVQPGGCSGLRYQLFFDERSLDGDVVNDFGGVEVVVDRMSAPYLAGATIDFADRIDAQGFTIDNPNAQNSCACGDSFH